A genomic segment from Aegilops tauschii subsp. strangulata cultivar AL8/78 chromosome 1, Aet v6.0, whole genome shotgun sequence encodes:
- the LOC109770878 gene encoding probable beta-1,4-xylosyltransferase GT43A translates to MGTGAVAPERPKQRRGGHLWKRAVLHFSLCFVMGFFTGFAPSSSSSWRPGGGAGTPPPLLAAEQLAASRVAGSRDQHISLAPPSPEGAAAAGGGGAVVDLDDDEESGPRRMLIVVTTTRSGAGERRRRRPELLRLAHTLRLVRPPVVWVVVEPAADAPATAEVLRGTGVMYRHLAFRPEENFTTAAAEAHAQRNAALAHVEKHRLSGVVHFADAAGVYDTHFFEEIRQIEAFGTWPVATMSAGKKKVVVEGPLCSASKVVGWFSRNFNDGTTRSVTYNTEVDLNPAGAAGTRAHTIDVSGFAFNSSILWDPERWGRPTSLPDTSQDSIKFVQEVVLEDRTKLKGIPSDCSQIMVWQYDVPSSPNTPKTKTKTATPKTHHRRR, encoded by the exons ATGGGGACGGGGGCGGTGGCGCCGGAGCGGCCGAAGCAGCGGCGGGGGGGCCACCTGTGGAAGCGCGCGGTGCTCCACTTCTCGCTCTGCTTCGTCATGGGCTTCTTCACCGGCTTcgcgccctcctcctcctcctcctggaggcccggcggcggggccggcacgccgccgccgcttCTCGCGGCGGAGCAGCTCGCCGCGTCCCGTGTCGCCGGCAGCAGGGACCAGCACATCAGCCtggcgccgccctcgccggagggcgcggcggcggctggcggggGCGGCGCGGTGGTCGAcctggacgacgacgaggagagCGGCCCGAGGAGGATGCTGATAGTGGTTACCACGACCAGGTCCGGGGCCGGGGAGCGGCGGCGCAGGCGGCCGGAGCTGCTGCGGCTCGCCCACACACTGCGCCTAGTGCGCCCCCCGGTCGTCTGGGTGGTGGTGGAGCCGGCGGCCGACGCGCCCGCCACGGCCGAGGTGCTCCGGGGCACCGGGGTCATGTACCGGCACCTGGCCTTCCGCCCCGAGGAGAActtcaccaccgccgccgccgaggcccacGCGCAGCGCAACGCCGCGCTCGCGCACGTCGAGAAGCACCGTCTCTCCGGCGTCGTCCACTTCGCCGACGCCGCCGGCGTCTACGACACCCACTTCTTCGAGGAGATCCGCCAGATCGA GGCGTTTGGGACATGGCCAGTGGCAACAATGTCCGCGGGCAAGAAGAAAGTAGTGGTTGAGGGCCCACTGTGCAGCGCCTCGAAGGTAGTCGGCTGGTTCTCGAGGAACTTCAATGATGGTACCACCCGTTCAGTGACATATAACACTGAGGTTGACTTGAATCCTGCCGGTGCTGCTGGCACGCGAGCCCACACGATCGATGTATCAGGGTTTGCGTTCAACAGTTCTATTTTGTGGGACCCTGAGCGATGGGGACGACCGACGTCATTACCGGACACTTCACAG GACTCGATCAAGTTTGTGCAAGAGGTGGTGCTGGAGGACAGGACAAAGCTGAAGGGGATCCCCTCCGACTGCTCCCAGATCATGGTGTGGCAGTATGATGTGCCCAGTAGCCCCAACACTCCGAAAACCAAAACCAAAACCGCCACCCCGAAAACCCACCATAGAAGAAGGTAG